In Haematobia irritans isolate KBUSLIRL chromosome 1, ASM5000362v1, whole genome shotgun sequence, a genomic segment contains:
- the alpha-Est2 gene encoding alpha-Esterase-2, producing MDLNIGFWHLPKLLGKLIAHKIQQYRLSTYEYEVVNTSYGQVRGMQRKPLYDEEDKYYAFEGIPYAKPPVGDLRFRAPQPPEPWNDVLDCLEPKTKPMQLHFVRRMIEGSEDCLYLNVYAKSLTSEKPLPVMVYLYGGGFQIGEASRDIYAPDYFMQRDVVLVTIAYRLGVFGFLSLNDPDLQIPGNAGLKDQIMALKWVKENIHNFNGDPNNITLFGESAGSGSTHIMMLSPQTKGLFHKAILQSGTTHCEWLFQENRDWPYRLACHLGYKGSNNDKEIYRFLLQQSARRLTDNDNALLTKQEIMNHFLFCFGPVIEPYDSEDCVINKPVRDLLPTAWSNDIPVIIGGNSFEGLFHYVDLLKHPYKIKDLTDLTSLLPREVQQAHSEVDLKEMAQKLQKTYFGDKKPSMKETFFEYMHMMTERTFWHGIHRTIKSRLAYAPQTPTYCYRFDFDSTFFNHYRNMKCGKPVPGVCHADEVSYQFYNINAEKLPTTSREYCCIQRMIGMWYNFALTSNPNCREIAMTKWEPVTKDSDSNKPMKCLNINDDMEFIDIPMHEKLMLWDSFYSKVKLF from the exons atGGATTTGAATATAGGATTTTGGCATTTGCCAAAATTACTTGGGAA ACTTATAGCTCACAAAATACAACAATACCGTTTGTCCACATATGAATATGAAGTTGTCAACACCAGCTATGGCCAAGTTAGAGGCATGCAACGAAAACCTCTTTATGATGAAGAGGACAAATATTATGCATTTGAGGGTATACCCTATGCCAAACCCCCAGTGGGTGACTTACGATTTCGAGCACCACAGCCACCAGAACCATGGAATGATGTTCTCGATTGCTTAGAACCTAAAACAAAACCAATGCAGTTACATTTTGTAAGACGCATGATTGAAGGTTCTGAAGATTGTTTGTATTTGAATGTTTATGCAAAAAGT CTGACTAGTGAAAAACCCCTGCCCGTTATGGTTTACTTATATGGAGGTGGCTTTCAGATTGGTGAAGCTTCTCGTGATATATATGCCCCCGACTATTTCATGCAACGTGATGTGGTTTTGGTTACAATTGCCTATCGTTTGGGAGTGTTTG GATTCCTTAGCCTTAATGATCCCGATCTACAGATACCTGGCAATGCTGGACTTAAAGATCAAATTATGGCATTGAAATGGGTCAAggaaaatattcataatttcaATGGTGACCCCAATAATATTACGCTCTTTGGTGAAAGTGCTGGAAGTGGCTCAACTCACATCATGATGTTGAGTCCTCAAACAAAAGGCCTATTTCACAAAGCCATTTTACAATCGGGTACAACACATTGTGAGTGGTTATTCCAAGAAAATAGAGATTGGCCTTATCGTTTGGCCTGCCATCTAGGCTACAAGGGAAGTAATAACGACAAAGAGATCTATcgatttttattgcaacaatcAGCAAGGCGTCTAACTGATAATGATAATGCTTTGCTAACGAAACAGGAAATTATGAATCATTTCTTGTTCTGTTTTGGTCCAGTTATTGAGCCATACGATTCCGAAGATTGTGTGATAAATAAACCGGTGAGGGATTTGTTGCCCACAGCATGGAGCAATGACATACCTGTCATAATTGGTGGGAATTCTTTTGAAGGTCTCTTTCATTATGTGGATCTTTTGAAGCATCCTTATAAAATTAAAGATCTCACCGACTTGACAAGTCTTTTACCCCGAGAAGTGCAACAAGCTCATAGCGAAGTCGATCTAAAGGAAATGGCCCAGAAACTTCAAAAAACCTATTTCGGTGATAAGAAACCCAGTATGAAGGAAACATTTTTCGAGTATATGCATATGATGACAGAGAGAACCTTTTGGCATGGTATTCATAGAACCATCAAATCTCGCCTAGCTTATGCTCCTCAGACGCCCACCTATTGCTATCGTTTTGATTTCGATTCCACTTTCTTCAACCACTATCGCAACATGAAATGTGGAAAGCCCGTGCCTGGGGTATGCCATGCCGATGAAGTGTCTTATCAATTCTATAATATAAATGCTGAGAAATTACCCACCACCTCAAGGGAGTATTGTTGTATCCAACGCATGATCGGCATGTGGTATAATTTTGCTTTAACTTCCAATCCAAATTGTCGAGAAATTGCCATGACCAAATGGGAACCAGTGACAAAGGATAGTGATAGCAATAAACCAATGAAATGCCTAAATATTAACGATGATATGGAATTCATTGATATACCAATGCATGAGAAATTAATGTTATGGGATAGCTTCTATAGTAaagttaaattattttaa
- the LOC142220095 gene encoding esterase B1-like: MEINLGFKSSLIVVKKFIFHKFQQARLDTRKYEVITTNCGHIRGVKRINACHKNHNYYAFEGIPYGKPPVDELRFRSPEPIDPWKGILNCTQSKPKPLQVNIFTGLTEGSEDCLYLNVYTKKLSTKESPLPVMVWIYGGGFQIGEANRDFYGPDHFMTQDCIVVTLNYRVGVFGFLCLNDPKIKVPGNAGIKDQVLALRWIKENISHFNGDPNNITVFGESAGGASTHILMLTPQTEGLFHKAIIQSGSVLSPWSVTKKHDWGYRLACHLGYNGDDRDCNVYEYLMKQNPRRLATSSGCLLSKEDLVEDNLFCAFVPVVEPYLSSDCITNKPFEELLVNAWSNHIPLIIGGTSAEGLFHYQFVMKHKTLLENSKGLRLDHLLPDEVKHTKVAEDMLANFKKEYFGGKTPTYKDHLFEYLDLMGHRSFWHPIYRTIEARRAYASQVATYCYYFDCVSPTFNNYSKILCGDLDFKGGVAHGDDLCYLFHSMVSSNVIPSHWEYKSIERMIAMWYNFALSSNPNCEEISSITWESVENSDNRKSLECLHIKEVVEYSRLPICEKLKCWTKFCSSNI; encoded by the exons ATGGAGATCAATCTGGGATTCAAAAGTTCTTTGATAGTTGTAAAGAA GTTCattttccacaaatttcaacaagCCCGACTTGATACCCGGAAATATGAAGTCATTACAACCAACTGTGGACATATTAGAGGAGTTAAGCGCATTAATGCTTGCCATAAAAATCACAACTACTATGCCTTTGAAGGTATACCGTATGGCAAGCCTCCTGTGGATGAATTAAGATTTCGTTCCCCTGAGCCCATTGATCCCTGGAAGGGAATTCTTAATTGTACGCAATCCAAACCAAAACCTTTGCAAGTTAACATCTTCACCGGTCTAACCGAAGGCTCCGAAGACTGTTTATATTTGAATGTTTATACAAAAAAG TTGAGTACCAAGGAAAGTCCCTTACCGGTTATGGTTTGGATCTATGGCGGAGGCTTTCAAATTGGAGAAGCCAATCGTGATTTCTATGGGCCTGATCACTTTATGACACAGGATTGTATAGTGGTAACCCTAAACTATAGAGTGGGAGTATTTG GATTCCTATGCTTGAATGATCCCAAAATAAAAGTACCTGGTAATGCTGGTATAAAAGATCAAGTCTTGGCTTTAAGATGGATTAAGGAAAATATTTCACATTTTAATGGTGATCCCAATAATATAACAGTTTTTGGTGAAAGTGCTGGTGGAGCATCCACACACATTCTAATGCTGACACCTCAAACCGAAGGACTTTTCCATAAAGCTATAATACAATCCGGATCAGTACTAAGTCCCTGGAGTGTTACTAAGAAACATGATTGGGGTTATAGATTGGCTTGTCATCTGGGCTATAATGGGGATGACCGTGATTGCAATGTCTATGAATATTTGATGAAACAAAATCCCCGTCGATTGGCTACAAGTTCTGGCTGTCTACTTTCCAAGGAGGATTTGGTGGAAGATAATCTTTTTTGTGCTTTTGTCCCGGTGGTTGAACCATACTTATCCAGTGATTGTATAACAAATAAACCATTTGAAGAGCTACTCGTAAATGCTTGGAGCAATCATATTCCCCTAATTATAGGGGGCACTTCAGCAGAAGGTCTATTCCATTACCAATTTGTTATGAAACACAAAACTTTGCTTGAAAACTCTAAAGGCCTACGTCTTGATCACTTGCTTCCGGATGAGGTTAAACATACCAAAGTGGCTGAAGATATGCTAGCCAATTTTAAAAAGGAATATTTCGGTGGAAAAACTCCAACATACAAAGATCACCTCTTTGAATATCTGGACCTAATGGGTCATCGATCTTTTTGGCATCCCATTTATAGAACTATAGAAGCTCGAAGAGCTTATGCCTCCCAAGTAGCCACTTATTGCTATTACTTTGACTGCGTTTCCCCCACTTTTAATAATTATTCTAAAATTCTTTGTGGTGACCTAGACTTCAAAGGTGGCGTTGCCCATGGAGATGATCTGTGTTATTTGTTTCACAGCATGGTTTCGAGTAATGTGATACCTAGCCATTGGGAATACAAATCTATTGAAAGAATGATTGCTATGTGGTATAACTTTGCTTTATCTTCGAATCCGAATTGTGAAGAAATATCATCAATCACATGGGAGAGTGTGGAAAATTCAGACAATCGAAAATCTCTTGAATGTCTACATATTAAGGAAGTAGTGGAATATAGCAGACTACCTATTTGTGAAAAACTTAAGTGTTGGACTAAATTCTGTAGCAGTAATATTTAg